The nucleotide sequence AAGGGAAGACAGTTTAGAGATAAACGTGCAACTGGCTGGCTTAGTATAATGTCATACGTTAGCCCCTTTAGCTTTGCGCCGTATCTTTTCAGATACTTTGCCGTTTATGCAATTTGGAATTATGTACTGAGACAAAATGCCTATGACTAAATATATAGAATCTTGTCGAAAAAGTAAATCGAAATGTTCTATATTCGAGATAGTAAGAATAGCAAGTATCCCCAATATTTAACACGAAAAGTAGTTTTTTCAGCAAGAGAAGTATCGCATGGAAAAAAAGCTTTGGATAACACTAAAATCGGGGCATCAAAGCCCACTATTTTTCTTACGGAGGTTTTCTACGATGAACTACGCCGCTCATGAACTTTTAGAGATGTCCGAAGCATTAAACTCGAAGAAGGCTGAAATTGAACAGCACGGTTTATTTATTAGTCAAGCAAAAGACCAACAACTAAAAAACATTCTAAGTAAGCACCAACAACAAATGATTACAGGCTATCAGCAGGGGATTAACTTATTACAAGGTAAGGGTGGACAAGTACCGGGCCAAGCACCTCACTTCCAAACACATGATTTAAGTGTAGGAATGAGTTCCCAAGCCTCTCCATCTTCAGCTCCACAACCAAACACGGTGATGTTGTCGGATCAAACAATCTCAGCTCTAGCCTTAAGCGCTCATAAATCAGGTGCTATTTCAGGAATGCAGTTTGCAAACGAAACCGTAGATCCCCAACTTCGCTCGTATCACGTAAATGGAGCGGTACAATGTCAAGAAATGGGCTATGAAATTTGGACTTGGATGAACCAACACGGTCATTATCAACCAGCAACTTTCAGTACAGCCCAAACGAATCAAATGACACACATGTTCCAGCCTATGAATCAGCAAATGAATCATTCTATGCAACAAATGCATTATTCTAATCCGAACCAAATGCAACAATAGGTATTATAAATGACACACAGGGCTAGACAGTCCTGTGTGTTTTTCAAAAAAAGAAGATCACCTTCGCATAGGTGATCTTCTTAGAATTCCTTAAACCTTTATAGAATGTCCAGTCTAGCGATTAATACAATCAAAATCTGCAGTAAAATTTGAACATTTACGGCAATGTCCGTATCCACAGTAGATACGGTTACATCGCGTGAATTCTCAATATAAACTTGCTGTTTATTCGTTTGACTAGACTTCACTTTTGCAAGCAGGTCTTGTGTTACGGCGTCTGCTTTACTACTGTCGAGGATAGAAATACTAATCACTAATGCAATGGCTACTTGAAGAGCTGCTTGAACATTAAGTGCAGCTTGGGTATCCGTTGTCGTTACATCTAC is from Radiobacillus kanasensis and encodes:
- a CDS encoding spore coat protein: MNYAAHELLEMSEALNSKKAEIEQHGLFISQAKDQQLKNILSKHQQQMITGYQQGINLLQGKGGQVPGQAPHFQTHDLSVGMSSQASPSSAPQPNTVMLSDQTISALALSAHKSGAISGMQFANETVDPQLRSYHVNGAVQCQEMGYEIWTWMNQHGHYQPATFSTAQTNQMTHMFQPMNQQMNHSMQQMHYSNPNQMQQ
- a CDS encoding spore coat protein, translating into MEESTCCREPEYVDESPCYQEPKEEACCHEEPRKWNALDPTDHHPLDGTVVQEEDAEVKSSQKSIESIIIKDSCDVDVTTTDTQAALNVQAALQVAIALVISISILDSSKADAVTQDLLAKVKSSQTNKQQVYIENSRDVTVSTVDTDIAVNVQILLQILIVLIARLDIL